Below is a genomic region from Aminivibrio pyruvatiphilus.
AATTCCGGTAGATCGGATTTACGCCTGGAGAAAGCATGAGAAAAAGGAAATGGGAGCTGTTGCATTCGCTCAATCGGGAGGCAAGGTCCTCTCCCCGGAAGAAGAGCTCAAAGCCCTCCGGGAAGAACTAGCCGCCACCAGGCGGGAGCGGGACATCATGAAAATAGCCCTGTCCATCTTCTCGAAAGAACCTTAGAGTGGTTGAAGAAAGAGAAAGCACGGGATCCTAAGACCAGGTCCTTTCCCGGAGAGGGGGGGGGATTGCTTTGGGTTTTGCCGGATTCTAACCCGTGATCCCTCAGTTCGTTTGGGGTGACAGCGGTTTGGTGTCATCCCGAGGCCGGTTCCATGGCCGAGGGATCTCGCTTTTGGTTTTGTCGGGTTCAAACCCGAAATTCCTCCTCACATCCCATCAGGACGACAGAGTCAAATCATTCTCTGTGCTCTGTGCTCAGGACAACAACCAACCCGAGGCCTGCGCCATTATTATGTCATTCTGAGGAGCGCAGCGACGATCGCAGAGCATCCCCGGAGGGGAAGAATCTGAACTTGGTCTTTAGACCCTAAACCCAGGTCCTTCGCCTCGCTCAGGATGACAGAGTCAAATCGTTCTCTGTGCTCACTCCACCCCCCCAAAAAATTGACTTTCCCCTATACGAGCAATAAAATTACTCAAAGTAGAAATTTATTATTACTTTGTGAAGAGAGATGGCATCGCAATGGCCCACACCCCCGCTCCAGACGGCGTGTTTCTTCCCGCCGAAAATCTGCGCTCTTTTATGGAAAGGATTCTTGCAGCCCTTGGCCTTCCGGAAGAAGACGCTAAAATAACCGGTGACGTCCTGATAGAAGCGGATCTTCGGGGTATAGATTCTCATGGCATCGGGCGCCTCTCTATTTATGTCGAACGCCTCTTGTCCGGCAAGCAGAATCCTCATGCCCCCCTGACAGTGGTTTCCGAAGCTCCCGGTACCGCTCTCCTGGATGGAGGCGCCGGCATGGGACAGGTCATAGCCCTCCGGGCTATGGAACTCGCCATCAGGAAGGCAAAGGAAACCGGAATCTCAGGGGTTGCCGTCCGGAACTCCAGCCATTTCGGTTTCGCGGGTTACTTCCCTCTCATGGCGGTCAGTGAAGGAATGATCGGCATGGCATTCACCAACGCCCGCCCGTCAATCTGCCCTACTTTTGGAACTGAACCCATGCTGGGGACAAACCCCATCGCCTTCGCCGCCCCCACGGATATGGATTTTCCCTTTCTCTTTGACGCGGCTACGTCCATCATCCAGCGCGGTACCGTAGAACTATACGACAGACTTCACGTTCAGCTTCCCGAAAAACTTGTTATTGGCCCTTCGGGAGAGTCCCTCTTAGAACCTGATCTCATTCTGGAAGAAATGCTCAAGGGCTCCGCTGCTCTTCTGCCCCTTGGCGGGATTGGAGAAGAAGGCGGTGGATACAAAGGGTACGGGTTGGCAATAATGGTGGAATTGCTCTCCGCCGCTCTCCAGAACGGACCCTATCTGAAGCACGTCACTGGTGTGGGTATGGGACACTTCTTTCTTGCCATTGATATCTCAAAATTCCTTCCGGTGAGCACTTTCCGGAAAATTGCCGGATCCATCCTAAGAGATCTGCAGAATTCCCGGAAAGAACCGGGCCATGACAGAATCTTCGTTTCGGGGGAAAAGGAACATCTCACCCGCCTTGAGAGGTTGAAGACCGGTATTCCCCTGCCGCCCGACTTCCTGGAAAAACTA
It encodes:
- a CDS encoding transposase, coding for MGKGERHRKYDPEFKKHVLRLVAEGSPAVKIAEDFGIPVDRIYAWRKHEKKEMGAVAFAQSGGKVLSPEEELKALREELAATRRERDIMKIALSIFSKEP
- a CDS encoding Ldh family oxidoreductase, which translates into the protein MERILAALGLPEEDAKITGDVLIEADLRGIDSHGIGRLSIYVERLLSGKQNPHAPLTVVSEAPGTALLDGGAGMGQVIALRAMELAIRKAKETGISGVAVRNSSHFGFAGYFPLMAVSEGMIGMAFTNARPSICPTFGTEPMLGTNPIAFAAPTDMDFPFLFDAATSIIQRGTVELYDRLHVQLPEKLVIGPSGESLLEPDLILEEMLKGSAALLPLGGIGEEGGGYKGYGLAIMVELLSAALQNGPYLKHVTGVGMGHFFLAIDISKFLPVSTFRKIAGSILRDLQNSRKEPGHDRIFVSGEKEHLTRLERLKTGIPLPPDFLEKLRQMAAQVGVGPLQ